A window from Mangifera indica cultivar Alphonso chromosome 2, CATAS_Mindica_2.1, whole genome shotgun sequence encodes these proteins:
- the LOC123207205 gene encoding ankyrin repeat-containing protein At5g02620-like — MSNLEVKINVDPKNELHEKKEEPPISSPQQVPDNTAAAGNGSNEEKDKNRKSPPPQDQDNDKNIHEKLRKAAFGNEWFTAYWEIFGGDGKKILKYATASLTDQDDNALHIAVEAGSSMFIHFLLNNMTEKDLEMRNSHKNTAFFLAAKHGRLKCAKQMLDKNKELLVFRGEADLLPIQIAAQRGRKKMVKFLYRVHEGTELTRLNQEDCEKLLPNLICRADLIDVTWKVLEKNEGIVTKNMANGRRGEETFLHVLAQTNLMSSKLSNQNKGGLFQRFFDKFSHKNKFPHEKLPKEALDLLKHLLEKINTQDHWMYGVIERAVKHENVAFLSLIICKYSQLMNCTEEDGKTAGLIFSNAISKRQKDIFQLRESLNPLCERQVIDYKDCHQNNILHLAGKLSPPEQLDAISGVALQLQEELKWFEEVSIMADASKAHEKNKDGKTPKALFDEEHKKLKESGEQWMKDTANSCMIVAALIATVVFTAAFTVPGGTNEESGMPRFSNQLSFRIFVFADATSLVLSVYSLLIFLDIHTSRYAYNDFLLELPKKLVVGLLTLLLSIAAMMVVFCTSIFFVIEVDNIWVRILLSVSAFFPVLHFAKMKRELLFDVVHKTSEINSILKEGKRMKGKH, encoded by the exons ATGTCGAATCTTGAAGTGAAGATTAACGTCGATCCAAAGAATGAGTTacatgagaagaaagaggaGCCTCCGATATCTTCTCCGCAACAGGTGCCTG ATAATACAGCAGCTGCAGGAAATGGTTcgaatgaagaaaaagataagaatAGGAAATCACCTCCTCCTCAAGACCAGGATA ATGATAAGAACATACATGAAAAACTGCGTAAGGCTGCATTCGGGAATGAGTGGTTCACAGCTTATTGGGAGATTTTTGGGGgagatggaaaaaaaattttgaaatatgcaaCTGCTAGTTTAACAGATCAGGATGACAACGCTCTCCACATCGCAGTTGAAGCAGGTTCTTCTATGTTCATTCATTTTCTGCTAAATAATATGACCGAGAAAGATTTGGAAATGCGAAATTCCCACAAGAATACTGCTTTTTTTCTTGCCGCTAAACATGGAAGGCTTAAGTGTGCTAAGCAGATGTTAGATAAAAACAAAGAGTTGCTAGTTTTCCGTGGAGAAGCTGACTTACTACCAATTCAGATAGCAGCTCAGCGAGGCCGCAAAAAGATGGTGAAATTCCTTTATAGGGTACATGAGGGCACTGAGTTGACAAGATTAAATCAAGAGGATTGCGAGAAATTGCTTCCCAATCTAATTTGTAGAGCTGATTTGATTG ATGTTACGTGGAAAGTGTTAGAGAAAAACGAAGGTATAGTTACCAAAAATATGGCAAATGGGAGGAGAGGAGAGGAAACATTTTTGCATGTCTTGGCTCAAACAAATTTGATGTCTTCTAAGTTGTCCAATCAAAATAAAGGAGGACTTTTCCAGAGATTCTTCGACAAAT TTTCCCACAAAAACAAGTTTCCCCATGAAAAACTGCCCAAGGAAGCGCTGGATCTACTCAAACACCTTTTGGAGAAAATAAATACTCAAGACCATTGGATGTATGGAGTAATAGAACGCGCTGTCAAACACGAAAACGTTGCATTTTTAAGCTtgattatttgtaaatattctCAGTTGATGAATTGCACAGAGGAGGATGGAAAAACAGCGGGCTTAATATTTTCCAATGCTATTTCAAAGCGTCAGAAGGATATCTTCCAACTGCGAGAGAGTTTGAATCCACTATGTGAGAGACAAGTAATTGACTACAAAGATTGTCATCAAAACAACATCTTGCATTTGGCTGGAAAGTTGAGCCCACCTGAACAGCTCGATGCTATTTCCGGAGTAGCTCTACAGCTACAGGAAGAGTTGAAGTGGTTTGAG GAAGTGAGTATCATGGCGGATGCATCGAAAGCtcatgagaaaaataaagatggaaAAACCCCAAAAGCGTTATTTGATGAGGAGCacaaaaaattgaaggaaaGCGGCGAGCAATGGATGAAGGACACTGCAAATTCATGTATGATTGTGGCAGCACTTATTGCCACTGTGGTTTTTACTGCAGCTTTCACGGTACCTGGTGGCACCAATGAAGAGTCGGGAATGCCTCGTTTTTCCAATCAACTTTCCTTCAGAATTTTCGTATTTGCAGACGCAACATCTCTGGTATTATCCGTTTACTCCCTTTTAATCTTCTTAGATATTCACACTTCCCGATATGCATATAACGATTTTCTTCTGGAGTTACCTAAGAAGTTGGTGGTTGGACTGTTGACCCTTTTGCTATCAATAGCAGCAATGATGGTGGTGTTTTGCACAAGTATTTTCTTTGTCATTGAAGTTGATAATATTTGGGTTCGTATTCTGCT